AACATGATAAGTACGTAGAGAGACTAATTGAGAGAAAAATAGACACTGTAATTAATAAATATGGTTTAAAGTCATCTGACTGGAGCAAAGCTTGGATTCTTGCTGACAAATATTGCAAATAAAACTACAGCCGCTAACAGCGGTTTCACGCAATTGCTCCTTCTCTTGTAAAATGAACGACCTTTTTCCATAACTTCGTTTTGTCCAGCCGAGAGTACTCAGTTCCAAAAGCCGCAACTGACGTGAAGCCGCCGGACGTTAGCAGCAACCGCAAAATGAACGAAACGTAAATCAATGAAAGACTTTGAAAATACAATCTTATCATATCTCATAATTACATTTTTATTATATGCCGATTTGTTTTTATACTTCTTAATTAAAGTAACGATTTCTGGGTATTGGTTTGATAGAATATTGTTTTGGATTTGGTTTTGTGCAACTCTTTATTTAGTGAGTGCATTTTGGAAAAGATTATGGATTCGCAGATATTTCTATTTTTTGTGTGCTATTATTTTATTATCTGTATTACCAATGGCAATGCCTTTTGTAGCCATAATTTTATCTTCAACGGGCCAAGGACTATACTACAATAAAAAAATATCAGATAAATATCGATTTGAAGTTATACAATATGGATTTCTAGGTAGACCAGTAATGAATATTGACGAACAAACTTTTCCTTTTGAAAAAGAAATCATCACCTTATTGAACAAAAGTATTCCCGTAGACAGCACGAAAACTATTGACCCGTGGGAAATTAAAAATGTTGATTTTATTGGTGAAAATGATAATTCAATTTTCTTAAATATTTCTAGTGATAAACAACATGCGAAAGTAACATTTACAAAATATACAAAGGAAATTAAGTTGCGATCCCAGTAAAATTGAAGAATTTTTTAATTCAAGCGGCAGCTGCTAACAGCGGTTTCACGCAATTGCTACTTCCCTTGTAAAATGTAACCACTTTTTCCATAACTTCGTTCTGTCCAGCCGAGAATACTCAGTTCCAAATGCCGCAACTGACGTGAAGCCGCCGGACGTTATGCGAGATTATGAAAAACGCCGTATCATACATCATGTTATTACTTCCTATAATTGCAATAGGACAAAGTTGCCACATATACCGCAGCAACGATATAGTTTTATATAATTCTATGCCAAATCCCATTGAGATTGACATTGACAACTTAGGTTGCGGAAAATATTACGTAACAACTGATAACGGCTCGATAAAATCAAATGATTGTAAATATATAGTTTATCCCGAAAAATGTGGCGAAGAAACAATATCCGTTTTTAAAAATAATGGAAAACTAATAACTAAAAAGACCTTTAGAGTCGAGGAAATGATTGTTGAGGCGTATGTAGCCGGTTTTGATGCTGGCGTTACAGAAAAATATATTAAAAATGTTCCCTCTTTTAGCAAGCGATCTGGACTAGAAATAAAGGTTCGCGATCTGGTTTGTTGGGATTCAGGAGCTGGTAACCTAAAATACGAAATGGTTGTTATAAAAAAGACAAATCAAATCATTAGGATACAATCTGAAAAAAGTAAGTTCAGTGAAGAGATTCACAATGAATTAGAAAAACTTGAATCAGGGGATATTCTAATGTTCCACAATATCGTATTTCAATTTGGTAAAAACGAAATACCATTAAAAGACCTTGTGTTCGAAACATTATAACCTCGCATAACAGCGGTTTCACGCAATTGCTGCTTCTCTTGTAAAATGAACCACCTTTTTCCATAACTTCGTTCTGTCCAGCCGAGAGTACTCAGTTCCAAAAGCCGCAACTGACGTGAAGCCGCCGGACGTTGTGCGACATTTTTGGTGCGTCGAAGTAAACCTTACATTATGCTAATGATTATTTTTCTTGTCTTTATAATTTTTCCAATAGTTGTCTCCACTATTTTTAATAAAATTGATTACTCAAAAAAGTGGTTGACTTATTTTGTAAGCGAAATACTTATCGTTCTATCTTTAGTTGCTTTAGATAGGATTTCACTTTCCAATAATACAACTGGCTGCAGTTATCCTTCATTTTTTTTCGCAATACTTGGACTACCATTCGTAATTCTTTATCAGGCCATTTTAAATCGCATAATTATTAAAGAAACTAAATTTTAAAACGTCGCACAACAGCGGTTTCACGCAATTGCTACTTCCTTTGTAAAATGAACGTGCTTTTTCCATAACTTCGTTTTGTCCAGCCGAGAGTACTCAGTTCCAAAAGCCGCAACTGACGTGAAGCCGCCGGACGTTATGCGTGATTTTTGTTGTGTTGAAAGTTGGAGCTCCGCTCCTATTTGGTTTTGGGTGATTGGCTTGTGACTACATACGTTTACGTTGTCTTGGGATCTATATTAAAACCAACGCATAACAGCGGTTTCACGCAATTGCTACTTTTCTTGTAAAATGAACCACCTTTTTCCATAACTTCGTTTTGTCCAGCCGAGAGTACTCAGTTCCAAAAGCCGCAACTGACGTGAAGCCGCCGGACGTTATGCGTGATTTTTGTTGTGTTGAAAGTTGGAGCTCCGCTCCTATTTGGTTTTGGGTGATTGGCTTGTGACTACATACGTTTACGTTGTCTTGGGATCTATATTAAAACCAACGCATAACAGCGGTTTCACGCAATTGCTACTTTTCTTGTAAAATGAACCACCTTTTTCCATAACTTCGTTTTGTCCAGCCGAGAGTACTCAGTTCCAAAAGCCGCAACTGACGTGAAGCCGCCGGACGTTATAGGCAAGCGCTAACCGACCGCACAAAAAAAATCACGATGCAAATTAATGTAACTGGAGAATATAATGAAAAATTAAAGATTCGCTTATCGCAAGGAATTTGGAATAATACTTTGTATACCCTATTTGAAAATTCTAAAGCCGTGAAAGTTGTATTTCCAAATGATCCTGGCTTATTTAGATTGTCGATATATTATAACTCAGAGAATTTCTATGTAGAAAATTTGCTATATATTTCTAATCCAAACTTAGATGTTCTCAGCTTTCACTTTTATAAAGAAAATGTCCGTGTCTTCTGCAGAATAGAATCTATGTTAGTTGTTGAATTAAATAAAGAAATATTACTTAATCCACTTTCGGAAAACTTTAAAGAATTAAAGGGCATTATTGAAAACTTCGATGCCGACAATTGCGCCAGCCTATAACAGCGGTTTCACGCAATTGCTACTTTCAGTGTAAAATGAACTTCTTTTTTCCATAACTTCGTTCTGTCCAGCCGAGAGCACTCAGTTCCAAAAAGCCGCAACTGACGTGAAGCCGCCGGACGTTATGCGTGATTTTTGTTGTGTTGAAAGTTGGAGCTCCGCTCCTATTTGGTTTTGGGTGATTGGCTTGTGACTACATACGTTTACGTTGTCTTGGGATCAATATTAAAACCAACGCATAACAGCGGTTTCACGCAATTGCTACTTCCTTTGTAAAATGAACGTCCTTTTTCCATAACTTCGTTTTGTCCAGCCGAGAGTACTCAGTTCCAAAAGCCGCAACTGACATGAAGCCGCCGGACGTTATGCGATATTTAGCCCAAAAACGACGTAAATTCAACCCATGAAAAATTGGATTCTCAAAATTCTTTGTCTAGTAGTTTTGCTTTGTGCAGTAATCGTTTTTATAAATCCAATGCTCGGAAAAATGGTTGTAGGAACGGCAAGAATCGTCGGAAGCAAAACTCAAAGCGAAGTTTTCGTAAATGATCAAAAACAAAATAATGCAAAAGTTTTTGTTTCAAAATCAGACTTTGATGGAAACGAGAGTCGTGATTATTTGATTCTGTATTTGAGAGATTTATCAATGTTTAATGGATTTCCAGTTTTAGTTGTTGACAAACAAATTAAGATGGTTTATTACACCAATGCATCGTTAAACGACTACAACTTAATTTTCGGAAAACTTTTGCAAAGTGAATCTGGCGCAAACGGATTAGTCGCATTTAATAATCAATCTAAAGGATTGGGCTTTGAACCGAACCTAAAAATAAACGGAAATGTTATTACTTTTGAAATCCCAATAAACGACAAAGTCCAAAAGATAAAATTAAACATCGCATAACAGCGGTTTCACGCAATTGCTACTTCCTTTGTAAAATGAACTTCTTTTTTCCATAACTTCGTTTTGTCCAGCCGAGAATACTCAGTTCCAAAAGCCGCAACTGACGTGAAGCCGCCGGACGTTATGCGAAATATTAACCAAGAATTGCGAAATTGAACTTCAAAATTACCAACAGCGACCGTACGAAATACCTCCGCCCTCATTATTATGATTGGCCAGAAAAAATTAGCAATAAAAACTCTCGCCGTTTTAAAAAAGAATTTGATTATAATGAATATGAAAAAATTCAATGTTTATGGGAAATATCGAATTACCTCGGCCCTGCTCCTCCACGAAGTATGACATTTTTTTCATTTTACTCAACCAAAAAAAATGATTTTGTTACGTCAAAAGTTTCTATATCATCTGTTAGAGAGCATCTAAAGAGCAATCCCATGATTGACGAAACATATTTACCAATTGAAGGCGATCCAATTACTTATATTTAAAGATTACTACTATAAACAAATCGAAAATGTAGTAAGGCCTGACATTGATCCTATGACCATATCTCTTCTTTTCAAAAACAATGAATGGAACGAAGGAACGTACAGATATGAATCTGACGAAACGAGATTTGTACATAGTGGTGTCCTAGAAATATAAATACTTCGCATAACAGCGGTTTCACGCAATTGCTACTTTCCTTGTAAAATGAATCGCCTTTTTCCATAACTTCGTCTTGTCCAGCCGAGAGTACTCAGTTCCAAAAGCCGCAACTGACGTGAAGCCGCCGGACGTTAGCAGTAATCTTCAATTCCATTCATGATAAACAAATTTTCAATTTCGCTTCTATTAATATTCAATTACAGCTTTGGCCAAAAAACAAAAATTGACCGCTTTGTAAGCGATGCTGCTAAAGCGGTAATAAAACCGGAATTCAGATATTATAATTTAATAGATTCGAGTTTCATTGCAGAAAATAACAAAATTTATTTAGATCGATTTGAGGAAGCGGAATTATCAGAAAAGTATCCCGACTTACATATTGGCCAACTTTTTGAACATGACTCCGTCAACGCTTTAAATTGGAACGATTACAATATCCCAAGAGCAAAAATCATCTCTCCGAAAGAGATACCAAAGTATCATTTATATAGCAGAATTACAGTAGTACTGTATTCCGATACTCCCAAAGAGGAACTGGATCGTTTGGAAAAGGATAAGCCGTTTGGCAAAATCATAGTAATCATAGATAAAAATTGGAGTGAAGAAAGAAAACAACGGGAAATAGACGAAAAGGTAGATGATTTTGAAAAATGCTTTGCTGAATATCAAAGTACTTTTGCTGAAGAAGATAAAATTTATTACAGTTTTTCAACTCCTGTCTTCTCAGATGATAACAAGTATGCATTAATGTCAATTCACGTGGATTCCAGGACTTCCAGTTGCTGTGGTTGCAGCTATCTCTTCAAATTTGAAAATGAAAGTTGGCAACAAATTTTTACATTCAGGTGCATTATGAGGTGAGAAAGACTACTGCTAACAGCGGTTTCACGCAATTGCTACTTTTCGTGTAAAATGAACTTCTTTTTTCCATAACTTCGTTCCGTCCAGCGGAGAGTACTCAGTTCCAAAAGCCGCAACTGACGTGAAGCCGCCGGACGTTATGGGCAATGCTAAACCAAAATTGCGTAAAAAAAAGCTTGAAATATCTCTTTATATGGCTTTGCATGACATTTGCAAACTTGGGTTACTCGCAGGAGCAAATGTTGCCTGTAGGATCAAACGCAGATGAAATTGCAAAACGAATTCAGCAGAGGGATAGCAGTAAAATTGGAACAAGGCTGCCTACATTTGTTGCAGGCGAATTGGACGACTCGATATTCTATAGTGCTGATACAACAAGAATCACCTTTTATTATTTTTGGTATGATTGCGGCGAAGCTTGCTTCGGTCAAATTGATGCCTTGAATGAATTACAAAAAAAATATAGCGGGAATGTAGACTTTATATCGGTTACTAATTTAAATAAAACAAGACTGTTAGAAGTGATTGAAAAAAAATCCTTCAATTTCAAACATTGCATGATAACGCAGGAAGAAATAAATAATTTAGGATTCGCAAACGGTTACCCTTTGACATTAATTACTGTCGATGGAGTTATTAAATTATGCAAATCCGGTGGACCTATAACTCATGAAGCAATTGAAAAGTGGAAAGACGAATACATGAAAGTTTTGAACACATATTTATGATACAAGCACTGCCCATAACAGCGGTTTCACGCAATTGCTGCTTTCCTTGTAAAATCAACTTCTTTTTTCCATAACTTCGTCTTGTCCAGCCGAGAATACTCAGTTCCAAAAGCCGCAACTGACGTGAAGCCGCCGGACGTTATGCACCATTTTACCAAACCATGAACATTCAATCTCGAAATAACGAAAATTTGCAAAGGCTTCAAAAGCTAGTTGATTCAGCTAAAGTCGTCGATACGCCGCCAAACTGGGAAAAATTAACTTTTGCAGTCGGCGGACTAAGTGAAGTAGGTTTTTCTAAATTCTATCCAGAATTGTTGCTCATAGTCTCAAGTCAGGGAAGAGGCATAATAGATTGCGCCAAATTCGAGTTAATAGAAAGAGATAATAACACTGATTGGAATTGGATAGATTCTTACAATTTGTGGGCAATGGGAATTGGAAAATTATCTGAAGAAAAAATAATAGTAAGCGGATTGCATGGTGGTGGACTTCCGTTTTCTAATAATGAAGGAGATTGTATTCAATTTATGGCGACAAATTGGCCAATAATTGATTTGATTTTCGAACCCAATGATAAAAGTATTTTCAACGTCGAGGAGGCTGGCGAGTGCTACAGAATTTTTAATGACTATGAATTAAGAGCATACGGCTTTTCGTATAACGGACAATATTTTGTAATAGCTACAAATAGTGAAATAAATATCTATCGGAAAAATAAAAACGGTGCATAACAGCGGTTTCACGCAATTGCTGCTACTCTTGTAAAATGAACCGCCTTTTTCCATAACTTCGTTCTGTCCAGCCGAGAATACTCAGTTCCAAATGCCGCAACTGACGTGAAGCCGCCGGACGTTATGTGTAATGTTAATTGCGAACCGGACATGAAATCACTTTTTATCCTAATGCTTTTAATCAGTTTTGGAGAAGCACAATGCCAACAGAAAAGCAAAGGTGTAAAAGATTCTCTTATTTGGGTTAAACTAACTTGTGAAAAAGGAATTGAAGATGCAAAAAAAGATTTTAAAAAAGGAATTTATAAATGCTCTTCTTATGGTTTAGTTGCAGATAGTAATCCTGCTTTGACCAACTATATAAATGAGTATAGATTAAAAAAATACGGAATTATTACCGATAATGGCGGCTGTGTAACCAATGATTACAAAGAATGCTACTTAAATTTGATGATTAAATTAGTAGAAGAAAAATTTGGCTCAGATATATTTATAAAATCAAAAAAAGAGGCCGAGAAATTGTATTCCGAGAAAAAATAAACACTACACATAACAGCGGTTTCACGCAATTGCTGCTTCCCTTGTAAAATGAACCACCTTTTTCCATAACTTCGTTTCGTCCAGCCGAGAATACTCAGTTCCAAATGCCGCAACTGACGTGAAGCCGCCGGACGTTAGCAGCAACCACAAAAAAACCGACCCAGAATGAACGCAATCAAATCTTTATCAATCATACTTCTTTTTACCGCATGTACAAAATCAACTCCAAAAATAGCTGAGTCAACAGCGTTTTTCAACTTCGATGAAGTTATACATTATAAACTTGATAATAATGTAGAAACAGAAGCAATCTCTCGTGCCAGAAATGAAGATCCAAATGTTCCCAAAATATTCCGCATTTTTTGGAGTTTTTCCAATTATCCGGCTCGATTAAATGATTCTGCTTTTTTTAAAGATTTGGATAAGATGTATATTAATGAAGGGAAAATCTCTGCAGACAAATTACCTGAAATATCTGATATTTTTAGCGAACGGAAAGTAGAATCGATCACCAGTACTACTTGCGAACCAATGTATAGAGACATATTAATTTTTAAAAAAAATGGAATTGTTACAGGCATTTCAAAACTTTGCTTCCAATGCGGTGAACATTATATGATAGGTGCTAAGAGAAATACTGAAATGTTCGGTCAAAATGGAGAATTTCAAAGGCTAGAAAATTTATTCAAAAAATAGTGGCAGCTGCTAACAGCGGTTCCACGCAATTGCTGCGACCTTTGTAAAATGAACCACCTTTTTTCATAACTTCGTTTCGTCCAGCCGAGAGTACTCAGCTCCGAAAGCCGCAACTGACGTGGAGCCGCCGGACGTTACCGGAAATCGCAAATGCGAACGGAGCATTTAAAAATAACAAACGTAAATAAAGTGGTAAAACAACCTGATCTTTTAACGCTACTACTGTTGCTCTTAATAATCGTCATTGCATCTGTCTCAATGTTTAAAAGGTTCGGAAAAGGAGAATTCAAAAAGCTAAACTATTGGGAAATGGAGAGGTCGGTTGGCGCCCTTATTACGTTGCCAATTCTAATAATACTGTTAGTTTATAAGATAATAACTCAATATTTTTAAGAGCAACTATTCTTACACGTTCTATAAGTTTAAGAATTTACAGAAACGTAAAATCAAATTTTCATATTCTTTTATAAATTCATTATCTCTTATAAGTGAGAAGTTACGCAGCGACATCCGGTAACAGCGGTTTCACGCAATTGCTCCTTCCCTTGTAAAATGAACTTCTTTTTTCCATAACTTCGTTTTGTCCAGCCGAGAATACTCAGTTCCAAATGCCGCAACTGACGTGAAGCCGCCGGACGTTAGCGGCAACCGTGAAGCGAATGTGTTAATAAATGACGTAAATTGAAAAACATGTCTAGAAAATTTGATTATCTAATGGAAGTAATTGGTTGGCTGCAAATTGTTGCATCACCGTTTCTCATTTCTTGCATAATTGGAGCGTTAATTTATTTCCCAAATTCTACTCAAACAAATCTAATTATTGCAATCATTATAATTAGCCTGGGATTAGTTGTTGGCATACTTTGGGCGAATAAAATTTGGAAAACTAAAGGAACTATGTGGTTTGTTTCTCAAATTAGTGCAACTCCAGAAGCAGACAATTTAAAAAGTGTCAAAGACGACAACAACGCAAAGAAGCAAAATAACGGCAGCCGCTAACAGCGGTTTCACGCAATTGCTGCTTACCTTGTAAAATGAACTTCTTTTTTCCGTAACTTCGTTCTGTCCAGCCGAGAGTACTCAGTTCCAAAAGCCGCAACTGACGTGAAGCCGCCGGACGTTAGCCGTAACCAATCCAAAAGTCGCGTATAACCAAATGAGGAAATTTTTATTTATTCTAGCTTTATCGAGCTTATCTTGCAAAGAAGTAAAAAATACGGAATCTGAAAATGGAGTAATTTCTGAAAATGATTTGTATAGTGTTATCAACTCATTACAAAATTGTGCCCCGAAAGGCACAATTTATTATTCTGAAAATGATACACCATATGATAAAAACTTCATCGAGACGTATAAACTGGATTCAATATTCAGCACTGAAGATGTGGACTTTTTCAGAAAACAAATGAAAAAAGCCACCGATTTTAAGTTAGATATACGAAAGATTAAATGCGACAGAATAATAACCAAGCACAACATAAACAAAATGCGTTTTGAAAGTAAAACTGACGAAATTTTTTGGGAAAAGATTCGGATGAAATATGGACAGTTAACATGTTTAGCTTATATAAAACTTCCGATATTCTCAAAGGACAAAAATTATGTGATTTTTTCCAGCAACTATTCAACTGGTCCGCATTCGTTAGGTGGATCTATAGAAATATACAAGAAAATAAATAATAAATGGAAACGCTTTCATTCATTATCGGGATGGGTGAGCTAATTTGGCTACGGCTAACAGCGGTTTCACGCAATTGCTAATTTTCTTGTAAAATGAACCGCCTTTTTCCATAACTTCGTTCTGTCCAGCCGAGAGTACTCAGTTCCAAAAGCCGCAACTGACGTGAAGCCGCCGGACGTTACAGGCAATTGCTCCGTGTCCGAAATGACGATTTTCGTAATTGAATGGCTCGGCTTGCGTAATCACAAATTAACTTCTCTCCTATTTTTCAAAGAGCAACTTTGTGGCTCAGCTTTGAAACCTTGGCCGGGATTTTCTGATCTCCATTTACTTTTCTTCTTGCCGAGAAATCTCTGCGAAGCTCACTTGGACTGTATTGCTACTTAAGTCTTTGTCAATTTCTTTGTCTTGAAAAATGCTGAAAATTTCCTTTTCAAAATTCTAAACTTTAACGTGGTTCTCAAAAAAACTATCGCAGTAGAAATTCTTTGTGGTTACTTTGCGTGATTTTGCGCCTGTGTCGCAACAGCCTGTAACAGCGGCTTCACGCAATTGCTGCTTTCTTTGTAAAATGAACTTCTTTTTTCCATAACTTCGTTCTGTCCAGCCGAGAATACTCAGTTCCAAAAGCCGCAACTGACGTGAAGCCGCCGGACGTTACCGGCAACCGTGGACCAAAAACTCCGCATAAAATATGGACTTAGAAAACGAAACATACTTTGAGATTTTTGATTCAGGCAGTTTTATAAAACTTGAACCAATTGAGTATACTTATCTCAGCGCTGAAATGGATTGGGATAAAAACTGGATAAAAACCAAAGTAGAAATCAGATTAGAGAATTTCACAGGCAATTATATTGCGGAATTTACCACTTTAGACTTTGAAGATTTTGAAAGACAAATTTCAGCACTTTATGACAATCTAAACGGAACGGCGAGTTTTAGTGACATGGAAAACTATTTAGAGTTACGAATTGTCGGCGATGGAATCGGGCATTTTGAAGTTACAGTTTAAGCATCCGATATGCGTAGCTATAAAAATACAACGCTCAAATTTTATCTCGATTTTGATCAGACCCAAATACCTAAAATGTGTGCTCAACTTAGACAAATAAAAAATAAGTTTCCAAAAATTGGTGATTTGTCATAAAGTAACGGCAGCCGGTAACAGCGGTTTCACGCAATTGCTGCTTCCATTGTAAAATGAACCACCTTTTTCCATAACTTCGTTCTGTCCAGCCGAGAGTACTCAGTTCCAAATGCCGCAACTGACGTGAAGCCGCCGGACGTTATGTGAAACCGCCTTGTAGTGACGTAAAGAACACTCGAAAGGGGATGACAAATAAATAATCTTATATTTACATAAAAATATTTCATGGTAATAAGCAGAATAAAATTGGCAAATTGGAAAAATTTTCAGAATGTCGATATCGAATTGAAAAATAGAGTTTTCATGGTTGGTGCAAATGCTTCGGGAAAATCTAATTTTTTAGACGCAATTCGCTTTGTACGTGATATAGTGAAACAAGCTGGAGGACTACAATATGCAGTTGATCAAAGAGGTGGCGTTTCAAAAATTAGATCGTTAACGGCGAGAAGGCGCTCGGATGTTGCACTTGAGCTATATCTTTCTCCAAATGATTCAAACGAAGTAACTTGGATCTATTACCTATCATTCAAGAGTTTTGGAGGAGGAATTATTGCAAAGCAAGCTACAATTTTAGAAGAAAGAGTTACAAATAATAATGGGAAAGTTATTGTCAACCGCAATTCTAAGGACAAAAATGAGGATTCTGAAACTCTCAAATTTACTTGGCTAGAGCAGCCAAACTCTAACAAAGATTTTAGAGACATTAATTTTTTTTTCCGGGAAGTTCAATACTTACACATTGTACCTCAATTAATACGAGACCCTGAATCATATTTAATTGCAAGCAATAAAGAAGATTTCTATGGTCGTAATTTGTTGGATAAAATCGATCGAACGAATAAACAAACCCAAAATTCTTATCTAAAACGAATCAACGACGTTTTAAAGTTAGCAGTTCCACAGCTTTCAAATATTAAATTCGTTAAAGATGAAAAAGGCATTCCTCATTTGGAAGCTATTTATGAACACTGGAGATCAAAAGGTGCAAAACAACAGGAAAGTCAATTTTCAGATGGAACTTTACGTTTAATTGGCTTCATGTGGGCGCTTTTGGATGGTCAAGAAACAATTTTATTAGAAGAACCTGAATTATATTTACATTCGGCGATAGTAAAACAATTACCTGAATTTATTTATAATTTGCAAAGACGTAAA
The nucleotide sequence above comes from Flavobacterium magnum. Encoded proteins:
- a CDS encoding AAA family ATPase, which produces MVISRIKLANWKNFQNVDIELKNRVFMVGANASGKSNFLDAIRFVRDIVKQAGGLQYAVDQRGGVSKIRSLTARRRSDVALELYLSPNDSNEVTWIYYLSFKSFGGGIIAKQATILEERVTNNNGKVIVNRNSKDKNEDSETLKFTWLEQPNSNKDFRDINFFFREVQYLHIVPQLIRDPESYLIASNKEDFYGRNLLDKIDRTNKQTQNSYLKRINDVLKLAVPQLSNIKFVKDEKGIPHLEAIYEHWRSKGAKQQESQFSDGTLRLIGFMWALLDGQETILLEEPELYLHSAIVKQLPEFIYNLQRRKGRVRQVIISTHSYDILSSEGIGQEETLVLLTTPEGTEIKKAMDIEDVKRYLDAGFSMAESVIPKVSPQNIQGILELNE
- a CDS encoding WapI family immunity protein, which produces MDLENETYFEIFDSGSFIKLEPIEYTYLSAEMDWDKNWIKTKVEIRLENFTGNYIAEFTTLDFEDFERQISALYDNLNGTASFSDMENYLELRIVGDGIGHFEVTV
- a CDS encoding GldM family protein, with translation MKNAVSYIMLLLPIIAIGQSCHIYRSNDIVLYNSMPNPIEIDIDNLGCGKYYVTTDNGSIKSNDCKYIVYPEKCGEETISVFKNNGKLITKKTFRVEEMIVEAYVAGFDAGVTEKYIKNVPSFSKRSGLEIKVRDLVCWDSGAGNLKYEMVVIKKTNQIIRIQSEKSKFSEEIHNELEKLESGDILMFHNIVFQFGKNEIPLKDLVFETL